In the genome of Streptomyces lydicus, the window CTCGGCGAAGTGCGCCACGGCCATGTCACGGAACCGCCCGGCGGCCGTGGAGAGATAACTGTCCTCGCGCCGGACCAGGCTCATGATCCGTACGCAGTCAGGGGTGTCGAGGTGCAGCCAGGCGAGCGGCACATGCGGGAGTTCGGCGCGGCCCATCGCGGGGATCAGGCCGACGCCGAGACCGGCCGCGACCAGGTAGTGCGTGGCACCCGGCTCATCGCCCTCGCAGGAGATCACCGGCCGCCGGCCGATTCCGCTGAACAGCCGCTCCAGCAGCGCGCGTGGCCAGTGCCCCGCCCTGGTGGTGATGAAGGGCTCGTCGGCGATCTCGGCCACCGTGACCCGCTCCCGGGCCGCCAGCGGATGACCGGCGGGCACCACGAGCATCACCTCTTCACGCAACAGCCGCACCGCGCCCAGACCGGGGCCGGACAACGGCTGGGAGGCGAAGCAGAAGTCGACTTCCCCGGCCCGCAACTGAGTGCGCATCTCCTCGGGGGTGGACTGCAGGCACCGGACGGTGACCCCGGGGTGGGCGGCGCGGAATCCAGCGAGCAGCTCAGTGAGGGGCAACAGGGTCTCGGCGGCCACGGCGACGGAGCCGGCATCCAGTCCGGCGGCATCGGCCATCTCCCGCCGTGCGTCGTCGAGTTCGTCCAGGGCCCGCTCCACTCGGGCCAGGAACGCGGCACCATAGCGGTTGAGCCGGATGGTGCGGCCCTGCCGGTCGAAGAGCGGTAC includes:
- a CDS encoding LysR family transcriptional regulator, with product MDLLSLRYFREVARREHVSRAAEELRVAQPSVSRTIARLEADLGVPLFDRQGRTIRLNRYGAAFLARVERALDELDDARREMADAAGLDAGSVAVAAETLLPLTELLAGFRAAHPGVTVRCLQSTPEEMRTQLRAGEVDFCFASQPLSGPGLGAVRLLREEVMLVVPAGHPLAARERVTVAEIADEPFITTRAGHWPRALLERLFSGIGRRPVISCEGDEPGATHYLVAAGLGVGLIPAMGRAELPHVPLAWLHLDTPDCVRIMSLVRREDSYLSTAAGRFRDMAVAHFAERAQRTLSDR